A window of Diadema setosum chromosome 2, eeDiaSeto1, whole genome shotgun sequence contains these coding sequences:
- the LOC140242819 gene encoding uncharacterized protein — translation MVSKFVSSLSWTVSAFGSWGADELHVLPLSFKTHANHVLFGQLTACPRAGQELSPNLRFHIQTSPRVNVVLVNEAKGYFVYTPPEDFIGIVDFTYQVDDNLGSSDFNTVTISVEPEARSLPSLDVRSHIVGLEAENISLDIVIDGQNQGTGEDLSLAICSCAHDLICDRSGGDCHCHLNLPDGWQIFDRERQLSFNELRSFNVDRAQNLILRAAPSSAAEHCLNVHLIKPESHGETTTVKKTVNFHIHPLQSIVINRQEEVKGIDAVGSELPTKPIVDQIPSHIPIALNTTQNSPFVFHDLRVVDVDGVEGTYVVTVQLDKGGQLFVRQDLTEDVVFIPRTVEIIPKDISADKVYNLLYRFGTFKMPHPVENEVNNNGGQLIQMIGSLQGINQVLSTLTFVPWCADWPTPPAWPLPAKSWMNTAALDPAHDGYHPNIWPQWYPRFWYPFPTHHWSWWPRVIPPWWMNTMCSNWTSMVNLTIQEVPATSCQQTEKQTNVQWSANISVITSGKTPVSLVTSNLFTYMDPQARAVTIDTLHLRSLKYKFGRSFRMNLTVTEPSLATAKFVSSGLDSVVCSTIEECNEHLQRVNVTIREGVQDECRIAVQIDMYENGMQTLGDRMTVWVLNTTRDCIDVTALHPEFQLETVEETIFMVQGSVDNPLNLMLPVNEEITQGILHVKVYAEHGLVTMKIPDGLRIYSDHMGQQEGIPTYLCLAGPVDMVVRALATARFTPFKPLLGRTKITVDYGIPSTASRLLYGQVMPLRRLHINIAMSQGVAPYMPVVFRPQEVCLGDSSVLPINMTTLVQRFQQDEIVTFYINEPEVGSLRINKADESLYECPEVPSGMFGMCAEMCVDHDSCPDTQLCCSNGCGHTCQVPQLRANLQKLTDTNQLYMQGSVFDINQVILRNAMEYVPEPCLDPRETFYNDLLEIRVIPSRNPEGDSVRADIPVRVTCNNGMQPGAVNTEGLMDNCMWEEWSTCRSVDIGVCGQGIQDRHMLCDSEVTREFRPCMNCSCQPVLSTILDPFPNMGGCASVSQWPQCPEDCQPSTYHTDTVEFSCRPHAGHGDATHMVRREANVRIHDSCVCSSCVTSHHDDHH, via the exons CCTTTGGCAGTTGGGGGGCAGATGAACTCCATGTCTTACCACTGAGTTTCAAGACCCATGCCAACCATGTCCTGTTTGGCCAGCTGACCGCTTGCCCACGGGCTGGACAGGAGCTCTCGCCTAACCTGCGCTTTCACATCCAGACCTCGCCCCGGGTGAACGTGGTCCTCGTGAATGAAGCGAAAGGATACTTTGTGTACAC ACCCCCCGAGGACTTCATCGGCATCGTCGATTTCACGTACCAAGTGGACGACAACTTAGGAAGTAGTGATTTCAATACAGTCACCATCTCTGTGGAGCCAGAGGCCAGGAGTCTGCCCTCGCTTGACGTCCGCAGCCATATCGTTGGCCTGGAGGCAGAGAACATCTCACTCGACATCGTCATCGATGGGCAGAATCAGGGTACTGGAGAGGACTTGTCACTGGCCATCTGTAGCTGTGCCCATGACTTGATCTGCGACAGGTCTGGTG GTGACTGTCATTGCCACCTCAATCTGCCTGATGGCTGGCAGATTTTTGATAGAGAGCGCCAGCTATCGTTCAATGAACTGCGCTCTTTTAATGTGGACAGAGCGCAGAACTTGATCTTGCG AGCTGCCCCTTCATCAGCTGCAGAGCACTGCCTCAACGTTCACTTGATAAAGCCGGAGAGCCATGGCGAGACAACAACTGTTAAGAAGACAGTTAACTTCCACATCCACCCCCTCCAGAGCATTGTCATTAACAGGCAAGAGGAGGTCAAAGGGATTGACGCTGTTGGCTCTGAGCTTCCAACGAAACCCATCGTCGACCAGATCCCCAGCCACATCCCCATTGCTCTGAACACCACCCAGAACTCCCCCTTTGTGTTCCACGACCTCCGTGTGGTCGATGTCGATGGTGTCGAGGGGACCTACGTGGTCACTGTGCAGTTGGACAAGGGTGGTCAGCTGTTTGTCCGACAAGACCTGACAGAGGACGTCGTCTTCATTCCGAGG ACGGTTGAAATCATACCAAAGGACATATCCGCTGACAAAGTCTACAATTTGCTGTACAGGTTTGGCACCTTCAAGATGCCTCATCCTGTTGAGAATGAGGTGAATAACAATGGCGGTCAGCTCATCCAAATGATAG GCTCCCTCCAGGGCATCAATCAAGTCCTCTCAACTTTGACCTTTGTGCCGTGGTGTGCCGACTGGCCAACCCCGCCCGCCTGGCCCCTCCCAGCCAAGAGCTGGATGAACACCGCTGCTTTGGACCCCGCCCACGATGGGTATCACCCTAACATCTGGCCACAGTG GTATCCTCGCTTCTGGTACCCGTTCCCCACCCATCACTGGTCCTGGTGGCCCAGGGTCATCCCTCCCTGGTGGATGAACACCATGTGCTCCAACTGGACCAGCATGGTCAACCTGACCATCCAGGAGGTTCCGGCCACGTCCTGTCAGCAGACGGAGAAGCAGACGAATGTCCAGTGGTCTGCCAACATCTCGGTCATCACCAGTGGCAAGACACCGGTCAGCCTAGTGACCAG TAACCTGTTTACCTACATGGATCCCCAGGCTCGCGCTGTGACCATTGACACTCTCCACCTGAGGTCTCTCAAGTACAAGTTTGGAAGGAGCTTCCGCATGAACCTGACCGTCACTGAACCTTCT CTGGCCACTGCAAAGTTTGTGTCATCTGGACTGGACTCGGTCGTGTGCAGCACGATAGAGGAGTGTAATGAACACCTGCAACGTGTCAACGTCACCATCAGGGAAGGTGTCCAGGACGAGTGCCGCATTGCAGTCCAG ATTGATATGTACGAGAATGGTATGCAGACGCTAGGTGACCGCATGACTGTGTGGGTACTCAACACCACGCGTGACTGCATCGACGTTACGGCATTGCATCCGGAATTCCAGCTTGAAACTGTGGAGGAGACCATTTTCATGGTTCAGGGTTCTGTAGACAATCCTCTCAACCTGATGCTGCCTGTCAATGAAGAAATTACCCAAG GCATTCTGCACGTGAAGGTGTATGCGGAACACGGACTGGTCACCATGAAGATTCCCGATGGTCTGCGAATCTACTCCGACCACATGGGTCAGCAGGAGGGTATCCCGACCTACCTGTGCCTGGCCGGTCCCGTGGACATGGTCGTCCGTGCCCTGGCCACCGCCCGCTTCACGCCATTCAAGCCACTGCTCGGAAGGACCAAGATCACAGTAGATTATGGCATTCCTTCCACAGCCAGCAGGCTCCTCTACGGACAAG TCATGCCCCTGCGTCGCCTTCACATCAACATTGCTATGAGCCAGGGTGTGGCACCGTACATGCCCGTCGTCTTCCGCCCCCAGGAGGTGTGCCTCGGGGACTCCTCCGTTCTCCCCATCAACATGACAACCCTCGTCCAGAGGTTCCAGCAGGACGAGATCGTCACGTTTTACATCAACGAACCGGAAGTGGGGTCACTGAGGATCAACAAGGCGGATGAGTCTCTCT ATGAATGTCCAGAGGTCCCCAGTGGAATGTTTGGTATGTGTGCTGAGATGTGCGTCGATCATGACAGCTGCCCTGACACCCAACTGTGCTGCAGTAACGGATGCGGGCATACCTGCCAGGTGCCACAACTGA GGGCCAACCTACAGAAGCTTACAGACACCAATCAGCTGTACATGCAAGGCTCCGTTTTCGACATCAACCAGGTCATTCTGCGTAATGCCATGGAGTACGTCCCAGAGCCTTGCCTCGACCCGCGTGAGACCTTCTACAATGATCTTCTTGAGATCAGG GTGATTCCTAGCAGAAACCCTGAGGGAGATAGTGTCAGAGCTGATATTCCTGTTCGTGTGACCTGCAACAATGGAATGCAGCCAG GTGCTGTGAATACCGAGGGCTTGATGGATAACTGTATGTGGGAGGAATGGTCCACCTGCCGGTCAGTGGATATTGGTGTCTGTGGCCAGGGTATCCAGGACCGCCACATGCTCTGTGACTCTGAGGTTACCAGGGAGTTCAGGCCCTGCATGAACTGCT CCTGCCAGCCAGTCCTATCCACCATCCTGGATCCGTTCCCCAACATGGGTGGCTGCGCCTCCGTGTCCCAGTGGCCGCAGTGCCCCGAAGACTGCCAGCCCTCCACTTACCACACCGACACCGTGGAGTTCAGCTGCCGGCCGCACGCTGGTCACGGCGATGCCACGCACATGGTCAGGCGTGAGGCCAACGTCCGCATCCACGACTCCTGCGTCTGTAGTTCCTGTGTGACCAGCCACCATGATGACCACCACTAG